The Coffea eugenioides isolate CCC68of chromosome 8, Ceug_1.0, whole genome shotgun sequence genome has a segment encoding these proteins:
- the LOC113780257 gene encoding mavicyanin-like, which yields MAKKAILLLLTVMAVSGVSPTVYTVGDVGGWSSLCVVNYTEWAAAIEFQVGDILYFEYDPGFHNVVQVRREDYHACNAKNPIATYSSGKDYIKIKSPGHYFYICGFVDHCKLTDQKVDIRVPKHH from the exons ATGGCGAAAAAAGCGATACTACTTCTCCTCACTGTTATGGCTGTTTCTGGGGTCTCCCCCACTGTTTATACCGTGGGTGATGTTGGTGGTTGGTCGTCGTTGTGTGTGGTTAACTACACTGAGTGGGCTGCTGCCATAGAATTTCAAGTTGGAGATATTCTGT ATTTTGAGTACGACCCGGGGTTTCATAATGTGGTGCAAGTGAGGCGGGAAGACTACCATGCATGCAACGCAAAAAATCCCATAGCCACCTACTCGTCAGGCAAAgactacatcaaaatcaagagcCCTGGCCATTACTTCTACATCTGCGGTTTTGTTGATCATTGTAAACTCACTGACCAGAAGGTTGATATTAGGGTCCCTAAACATCATTGA
- the LOC113780258 gene encoding F-box/kelch-repeat protein At3g06240-like — MHLSWDILVNIFLRLRVKTLLICRRVCKYWNDTISSSDFLKFHNELSISNPCHKVLVTFPLSTIDFNACRVKQEAKRQNWIKIPWMADFADDFKLLGSCNGLICLGTKSNSKILWNPSTGDYQIVTPQTSGNFRGSQRPYFLSGFGINPSTGGYTIVLGCYYWDNLQQKRAIYIITQRRGRYECKRIQDIPGTTNIYQRLGVSVNGHLHWPASVQNESVVLSYNLAEEKIRSIPLNGQAITELPDLGLSLPFPVPFTLGTCEGHLCTISKPWDAVVQRKDTFELWVMKEYGVWKSWTWLNNIEGIGDYGSLLPLGFFENGDLMVDADSTHIKRYSFKDKSARTLQILNNLKSCSISYVETMVAPR; from the coding sequence ATGCATCTCTCTTGGGACATATTGGTGAACATCTTTTTGAGGCTTCGTGTCAAGACCCTATTGATTTGCAGACGCGTATGCAAGTATTGGAATGACACAATTTCCAGCTCTGATTTCCTCAAGTTCCACAACGAGCTATCAATCTCAAATCCATGTCACAAGGTTCTTGTTACTTTCCCACTTTCAACGATAGACTTCAATGCATGCAGAGTTAAACAAGAGGCAAAAAGGCAAAACTGGATTAAGATTCCTTGGATGGCTGATTTCGCAGATGATTTTAAACTTCTTGGTTCGTGTAACGGCTTAATATGTCTTGGTACCAAATCTAATAGCAAAATCTTGTGGAATCCCTCCACGGGAGACTACCAAATTGTGACTCCGCAAACTAGCGGTAATTTCAGAGGGAGCCAGCGGCCTTATTTCCTTTCTGGATTTGGCATTAATCCTTCTACTGGTGGATATACAATCGTCTTAGGCTGTTACTATTGGGACAATCTTCAACAAAAACGTGCGATCTATATCATAACTCAGAGACGTGGGCGTTACGAGTGCAAAAGGATACAAGATATTCCTGGAACAACTAATATTTATCAACGACTAGGGGTTTCTGTGAACGGGCATCTTCATTGGCCGGCATCTGTGCAAAATGAAAGTGTGGTTTTGTCATACAATTTGGCGGAGGAGAAAATTAGATCCATCCCATTGAATGGCCAGGCAATCACAGAGCTGCCGGACCTTGGCCTGAGTCTGCCCTTTCCAGTGCCCTTTACCTTGGGAACTTGTGAAGGACACCTGTGTACTATATCCAAGCCGTGGGATGCTGTAGTCCAGCGAAAAGATACGTTCGAGTTATGGGTTATGAAGGAATATGGGGTGTGGAAATCTTGGACATGGTTGAACAACATAGAAGGAATTGGAGATTATGGCTCTTTGTTACCACTAGGATTTTTCGAGAATGGTGATCTCATGGTTGATGCAGACAGTACACATATAAAAAGGTACAGTTTCAAAGATAAATCAGCCAGAACTCTGCAGATTCTTAACAACTTGAAATCTTGTTCGATTTCATATGTGGAGACCATGGTTGCACCACGTTAA
- the LOC113781655 gene encoding ubiquinol oxidase 2, mitochondrial-like, producing the protein MSRNIPAMKFSGLLLRQLQQHVLPSSKFGNMVSEASKISGIRGIGVSIWNPIPEARNWSSMAPNVGKEEKTSTAPTGAVDSSKGQADHKAVVSYWGVAPPNITKEDGSPWRWNCFRPWETYKADTSIDVKKHHEATTLNDKLAYWIVQSLKYPTNLFFQRRHMCHAMLLETVAAVPGMVGGMLLHLRSLRRFEHSGGWIKALLEEAENERMHLMTFLELSQPKWYERALVFAVQGVFFNGYFLAYLASPKLAHRITGYLEEEAVNSYTEFLIDLEKGLFENKPAPAIAIDYWRLPPDSTLKDVVTVIRADEAHHRDINHFASDIQCQGHELKDFSAPIGYH; encoded by the exons ATGAGTCGTAACATACCTGCAATGAAGTTTTCTGGCCTACTTCTGAGGCAGCTTCAACAGCATGTTTTGCCATCATCAAAATTTGGCAATATGGTGTCTGAAGCCTCTAAGATTTCAGGGATTAGAGGAATCGGAGTCAGCATCTGGAATCCAATCCCAGAGGCTCGGAATTGGAGTTCTATGGCTCCAAAtgtagggaaagaagagaagacATCGACAGCTCCAACCGGGGCAGTTGACAGTTCTAAAGGTCAAGCTGATCATAAGGCAGTAGTAAGCTACTGGGGAGTGGCTCCTCCTAATATCACTAAGGAAGATGGATCACCTTGGAGGTGGAATTGTTTCAGG CCATGGGAGACTTACAAAGCAGACACATCAATTGATGTCAAGAAACATCATGAGGCTACCACATTGAATGATAAATTAGCTTATTGGATTGTGCAATCTCTCAAGTATCCAACCAACTTGTTCTTTCAG AGACGTCACATGTGCCACGCAATGTTACTAGAAACTGTAGCAGCTGTGCCAGGCATGGTTGGAGGGATGCTGTTGCACCTCAGATCCCTGCGCCGATTCGAGCACAGTGGAGGATGGATCAAGGCATTACTAGAAGAAGCTGAGAATGAAAGGATGCATCTAATGACATTTCTTGAATTATCACAGCCAAAATGGTATGAAAGAGCACTAGTTTTTGCAGTGCAGGGTGTGTTCTTCAATGGCTACTTTCTTGCATATTTGGCCTCCCCAAAACTTGCTCATCGCATAACGGGATATCTTGAAGAAGAGGCAGTGAATTCCTACACTGAATTTCTGATAGATTTGGAAAAAGGTTTGTTTGAAAACAAACCTGCACCAGCCATTGCCATTGATTATTGGCGTCTGCCACCTGATTCAACACTCAAAGATGTTGTCACAGTTATAAGGGCTGATGAGGCACATCACAGAGACATTAACCACTTCGCATCC GATATTCAGTGCCAGGGACATGAGTTGAAGGATTTTTCAGCTCCAATTGGATATCACTGA